The Paenibacillus sp. FSL R7-0204 genome includes a region encoding these proteins:
- a CDS encoding sugar ABC transporter substrate-binding protein, with protein MIKMTKVLGTKTLKPALLLMAAMLVAAGCSSGGGSTKAVEVSLDNRYTVDPETPAWQLDKKSETTDLTWYVNADWWNTDFGKDVVTKKIKEDLNINIKFITGDDTKLNTFFAGGDMPDLLTIFDSNSPVVQKAATWALPLNELAEKYDPYFNKVAAADTLNWFQLKDGKTYGYPNYSNTQADYDSGNIPAKTAFVIRKDVYEALGSPDFGTPEAFRKSMSEIKAKFPDMIPFGFNAIGEGTGSLGDALQDFIGVPLETEDGKFYNRNLDEDYLTWLRTLNAVYRDGAISDDSFADDGTGFEEKVKSGKYAAMLLDGTPQQGGNLQIFMSANPGKEYMAVDGPQSTQGHQPTLNQSGITGWMINYITKNCKDPAKAIQIFTYLLSEEGQKLMNYGIEGVTYKSNPDGTVELLPEVKDLQLNNADKFKKDYRMGEFMFFGHDRHKALSKDAFPESIKQMQEWGKGKLKPHFILENINPDQGTAEARGQTAINTNWNTTLVSMIRAKDEATFDSTLADHKAFLDKNNWSKIVEIRSEKMKANKEKLGIK; from the coding sequence ATGATCAAGATGACTAAAGTTCTCGGCACAAAAACGCTTAAACCCGCGCTGCTCCTGATGGCGGCTATGCTGGTGGCGGCAGGCTGCAGCTCGGGCGGCGGCTCCACTAAGGCGGTAGAGGTGTCCCTGGACAACCGGTATACGGTAGACCCGGAGACTCCGGCCTGGCAGCTGGATAAGAAGAGCGAGACTACGGACTTAACCTGGTATGTGAACGCGGACTGGTGGAATACAGATTTCGGCAAGGATGTAGTCACCAAGAAAATCAAAGAGGATCTGAACATCAACATCAAGTTCATTACCGGGGACGATACGAAGCTGAATACGTTCTTCGCGGGCGGCGATATGCCGGATCTGCTGACGATTTTTGATTCCAATTCCCCGGTTGTGCAAAAGGCCGCCACCTGGGCGCTTCCGCTCAATGAGCTGGCGGAGAAGTATGATCCGTATTTCAATAAGGTGGCCGCTGCCGACACGCTGAACTGGTTCCAGCTGAAGGACGGCAAAACCTACGGTTATCCGAACTATTCCAATACACAGGCGGATTATGACAGCGGCAATATTCCGGCGAAGACGGCTTTTGTCATCCGCAAGGATGTGTATGAAGCGCTGGGCAGCCCTGACTTTGGGACCCCGGAAGCCTTCAGGAAGTCTATGAGTGAGATTAAGGCCAAGTTCCCGGACATGATCCCCTTCGGGTTCAACGCAATTGGGGAAGGGACCGGCTCGCTCGGGGATGCGCTGCAGGATTTCATCGGCGTTCCGCTGGAGACGGAGGACGGCAAGTTCTACAACCGCAATCTGGATGAGGATTATCTGACTTGGCTGCGGACGCTGAATGCGGTTTACAGAGACGGGGCGATCAGTGATGACAGCTTCGCCGATGACGGTACAGGTTTTGAGGAAAAGGTGAAATCCGGCAAATATGCGGCCATGCTGCTCGACGGTACGCCTCAGCAGGGCGGCAATCTGCAGATCTTCATGAGTGCTAATCCAGGTAAGGAGTATATGGCTGTTGACGGGCCGCAGAGCACGCAAGGACATCAGCCGACCCTCAATCAATCCGGGATTACCGGCTGGATGATCAATTACATCACCAAGAATTGCAAGGACCCGGCTAAAGCGATTCAGATCTTCACGTATCTGCTGAGCGAAGAAGGACAGAAGCTGATGAACTACGGAATTGAAGGCGTGACGTATAAATCGAACCCGGACGGTACAGTTGAGCTGCTGCCGGAAGTGAAGGACCTGCAGCTGAATAATGCGGATAAGTTCAAGAAGGATTACCGGATGGGCGAATTCATGTTCTTCGGACATGACCGCCACAAGGCGCTGAGCAAGGATGCGTTCCCCGAGTCGATCAAGCAGATGCAGGAATGGGGCAAGGGCAAGCTGAAGCCGCATTTCATCCTGGAGAATATTAACCCCGATCAGGGGACGGCGGAGGCCCGCGGCCAGACGGCCATTAATACGAACTGGAACACCACGCTGGTCAGCATGATCCGTGCCAAGGACGAGGCTACTTTTGACAGTACGCTGGCCGATCATAAAGCATTCCTCGACAAGAACAACTGGAGCAAGATTGTGGAGATCCGCAGCGAGAAGATGAAGGCCAACAAGGAAAAGCTGGGCATTAAGTAG
- a CDS encoding carbohydrate ABC transporter permease translates to MNRKVIREGLDSRIFDAVNKVLLVCFMVIILVPLWNVIISSLSSGRALAEGGFIFWSKEFSLENYRAVFNDSTIGQSFVVSVAKTFIGVITHVFFCAMIGYGLSKRYIRGRKLYVAMGVITMFFSGGMIPTYLLIKSLGLLNSFWVYIIPALFSYYDVVILMNFFRNVPDSLEESAKIDGAGDWHIFLKIFIPLSMPAMATIALFNGVGQWNDFMTTKLYITDQALYPLQMKLYEIIVQSQTQSMQNIGGSVVIETTTKGVQLATIVITTLPIVAMYPILQRYFISGMMLGAVKE, encoded by the coding sequence GTGAATCGGAAGGTCATACGGGAAGGTCTCGACAGCCGGATCTTTGATGCGGTGAATAAGGTGCTGTTGGTCTGCTTCATGGTTATTATCCTCGTTCCCTTATGGAACGTAATTATCTCCTCCCTTAGTTCGGGCAGGGCGCTGGCCGAGGGCGGATTCATCTTCTGGTCCAAAGAATTCTCGCTGGAGAATTACCGGGCGGTCTTCAATGACAGCACGATTGGTCAATCCTTCGTTGTCTCGGTCGCCAAGACGTTCATCGGGGTGATCACCCACGTGTTCTTTTGCGCAATGATCGGCTACGGCCTCAGCAAAAGATACATCCGCGGCCGCAAGCTGTATGTAGCGATGGGCGTGATCACGATGTTTTTCTCCGGCGGAATGATTCCGACGTATCTGCTGATCAAATCGCTCGGGCTGTTGAACAGCTTCTGGGTGTATATTATCCCCGCATTATTCAGCTATTACGATGTGGTGATTCTGATGAACTTTTTCCGGAACGTGCCGGATTCACTGGAGGAGTCAGCCAAGATTGACGGCGCAGGCGACTGGCATATTTTCCTCAAAATCTTCATTCCGCTGTCCATGCCCGCGATGGCAACCATCGCCCTGTTCAACGGGGTGGGACAATGGAACGACTTCATGACCACGAAGCTGTATATCACCGATCAGGCGCTCTACCCGCTGCAGATGAAGCTGTATGAGATCATTGTGCAGTCGCAGACCCAGTCCATGCAGAATATCGGAGGCTCTGTCGTCATTGAGACCACTACCAAAGGAGTTCAGCTGGCAACCATTGTCATTACCACACTGCCGATTGTTGCGATGTATCCCATTCTTCAGCGGTACTTCATCTCCGGCATGATGCTGGGGGCAGTCAAGGAGTAG
- a CDS encoding glycoside hydrolase family 30 protein encodes MREMIMYQSSGEDRLFVEQPAAALPQTPAGRVTVTIDIDASKTYQEMDGFGASFTDSAAYLIHQVLGAEQRTEVMRKLFDPQAGIGLSFLRNPMGASDYARTVYSYNDMPEGGSDPELAGFSIAHDEADIIPLVQEALRLNPELKLMASPWSAPGWMKTSGSMIAGRLKPEHYGVYADYFVRYIQAYAAHGLSIYAVTVQNEPLYEPQHYPSMLMLPEEQREFIRDYLKPAFRQHGLAAKIFCYDHNWDRPDYPLSVLEEAAADVDGVAWHWYGGAASAQSEVLSAYPDQEVHFTEGSGGEWIPPFEQAFSNVMRTGIEILRNHSKSFVLWNMALDEQNGPTVPGFGESTCRGVVTVNQQTRELTYTLDYYALAHFSKVIRPGALRLESAASREHLRSVAFRNADGSLAVVLFNDGETPETVAVRLEGEGLLTVHIAPKGAVSVKVGV; translated from the coding sequence ATGCGGGAAATGATCATGTACCAGTCCAGCGGAGAGGACCGGCTGTTCGTGGAACAGCCCGCTGCGGCGCTGCCGCAGACTCCTGCTGGTAGAGTTACGGTCACCATTGACATTGATGCGAGTAAGACCTATCAGGAGATGGATGGCTTCGGGGCTTCCTTCACCGACTCGGCCGCCTACCTGATCCATCAGGTGCTGGGCGCAGAGCAGCGGACGGAGGTGATGCGGAAGCTGTTCGATCCGCAGGCGGGCATCGGCCTGTCCTTCCTGCGTAATCCCATGGGCGCCTCGGATTATGCCAGAACGGTCTACAGCTATAACGATATGCCTGAAGGCGGGAGCGATCCAGAGTTGGCCGGATTCTCCATCGCCCACGATGAAGCGGATATCATTCCTCTGGTGCAGGAGGCACTCAGGCTTAATCCTGAGCTGAAGCTGATGGCTTCGCCTTGGAGTGCACCGGGCTGGATGAAGACCAGCGGCTCGATGATCGCCGGGCGGCTGAAGCCGGAGCATTACGGAGTCTATGCGGATTATTTTGTCCGCTATATTCAGGCCTATGCCGCTCATGGCTTATCTATCTATGCTGTCACTGTGCAGAACGAGCCGCTCTATGAGCCGCAGCATTATCCCAGTATGCTGATGCTGCCGGAGGAGCAGCGGGAGTTCATCCGGGACTATCTGAAGCCTGCGTTCAGGCAGCACGGGCTGGCCGCCAAAATCTTCTGTTACGACCATAACTGGGACCGGCCGGATTATCCGCTGTCTGTGCTGGAGGAAGCCGCAGCAGACGTGGACGGCGTAGCCTGGCACTGGTATGGGGGTGCGGCGTCTGCCCAGTCGGAGGTGCTGTCGGCCTACCCGGATCAAGAGGTCCATTTCACCGAAGGCTCCGGCGGGGAATGGATTCCCCCGTTCGAGCAGGCCTTCTCCAATGTGATGCGTACGGGAATTGAGATTCTGCGGAATCACAGCAAATCATTCGTGCTATGGAATATGGCCTTGGATGAGCAGAACGGCCCTACTGTGCCCGGCTTCGGGGAGAGCACCTGCCGCGGGGTAGTGACGGTCAACCAGCAGACCCGGGAGCTGACCTATACCCTGGACTATTATGCACTGGCACATTTCAGCAAGGTGATCCGCCCCGGGGCGCTGCGCCTGGAGTCTGCGGCGAGCCGGGAGCATCTGCGTTCGGTTGCCTTCCGCAACGCGGACGGCTCGCTAGCGGTCGTCCTGTTCAATGACGGAGAGACCCCGGAGACCGTGGCTGTGCGGCTGGAGGGGGAGGGATTGTTGACCGTTCATATCGCTCCGAAGGGTGCGGTTTCGGTGAAGGTGGGCGTGTAA
- a CDS encoding ABC transporter permease has translation MNKTSASATSASIPPAIPPSAKKPMGQRIKEFVTDYKRQWEIQSMVLPGIIFMIIFCYIPIYGLTIAFKNYTVIDTLSTAPWVGLDNFRIILSDEYFWDAVVNTLGISFLKLGVGFIIPIILAIMIYELNMGRFKKFVQTISYLPHFLSWIVLGGMLITWFSTSGLFNELLLNLGLISKPSNILLDAGKYWWIATLSDIWKEAGWGTILYLAIMAKIDPTYYEAARIDGAGRLRQIWNITLPNMKAIISLNLILTVSGLLGSNLDQTLVLMNSQNREKAEVINSYVYRMGMTQGDFSYATAVGLGVSIVSVILLLMANKVTSKLNDNQSVL, from the coding sequence ATGAATAAAACATCAGCGTCTGCAACATCAGCTTCCATCCCGCCAGCGATCCCGCCGTCCGCCAAGAAGCCCATGGGTCAGCGGATCAAAGAATTTGTAACCGATTACAAAAGACAGTGGGAGATTCAGTCGATGGTGCTGCCAGGCATTATTTTCATGATTATTTTCTGCTACATACCAATCTACGGGCTGACGATTGCTTTTAAGAATTACACGGTCATCGATACCTTATCCACTGCACCCTGGGTGGGACTGGATAATTTCAGGATTATTCTATCGGACGAATATTTCTGGGATGCGGTCGTCAATACGCTGGGCATCAGCTTCTTGAAGCTTGGGGTCGGGTTCATCATTCCAATTATTCTCGCCATTATGATCTATGAGCTGAACATGGGCCGCTTCAAAAAATTCGTCCAGACGATTTCCTATCTGCCGCATTTCCTGTCGTGGATCGTATTAGGCGGGATGCTGATCACCTGGTTCTCTACTTCCGGCTTGTTCAATGAGCTGCTGCTGAATCTCGGGCTGATCTCGAAGCCGTCCAACATCCTGCTGGATGCAGGGAAGTACTGGTGGATTGCCACGCTGTCGGATATTTGGAAGGAAGCCGGATGGGGCACGATTCTGTATCTGGCCATTATGGCTAAGATCGACCCCACCTACTACGAAGCGGCCCGGATTGATGGAGCCGGCCGGCTGCGTCAGATCTGGAATATCACCCTTCCGAACATGAAGGCGATCATCAGCCTGAATCTGATTTTGACGGTAAGCGGCCTGCTCGGCTCGAATCTGGATCAGACGCTTGTACTGATGAACTCGCAGAACCGGGAGAAAGCAGAGGTCATCAACTCTTATGTCTACCGCATGGGGATGACGCAGGGCGATTTCTCTTATGCTACGGCTGTCGGCCTCGGTGTCTCCATTGTGTCGGTAATCCTGCTGCTTATGGCCAACAAGGTCACCAGTAAATTGAACGATAATCAATCCGTGTTGTAG
- a CDS encoding YheC/YheD family protein, which produces MTAKKVQSGQSKWYKTQLLLKNETIKGFIPDTRRFNRRNLEQMIHGYGMIYIKPERGTYGMGVIRAERRDRQGYVYQYEETVRRFSTFEAFHHSLATRIGKRSYLLQKGIHLLKHHGRRFDIRVMVQLSPKGVWEATGIIGRLGHPRKIVTNYHSGGKPTAVEHLLSTHLSAQQLVQLKGEMNRLGTRIAQQLKKTYPHHRQFGVDVGLDHSLKPWIIEVNMNPDPYIFNQLKDKSMYRRVMRYRRLGLTK; this is translated from the coding sequence GTGACAGCTAAAAAGGTTCAATCAGGTCAGAGCAAATGGTATAAGACACAACTGCTGCTTAAGAACGAGACCATTAAGGGGTTCATCCCCGATACCCGGAGATTTAACAGGCGTAATCTGGAGCAGATGATACACGGGTATGGAATGATCTATATCAAGCCGGAACGGGGAACGTATGGCATGGGCGTGATCCGCGCGGAGCGGAGGGACCGGCAGGGATACGTGTATCAGTATGAGGAGACCGTACGCCGGTTCTCTACGTTTGAGGCTTTTCATCACAGTCTGGCGACAAGAATCGGCAAGAGGAGCTATCTGCTGCAAAAAGGCATCCACCTGCTGAAGCATCACGGGCGCCGCTTCGATATCCGGGTGATGGTGCAGCTCAGTCCCAAGGGCGTATGGGAAGCTACCGGAATTATCGGGCGGCTCGGGCACCCGCGCAAAATTGTGACCAATTACCACAGCGGCGGCAAACCGACCGCAGTAGAGCATTTGCTCTCCACCCATCTGTCTGCGCAGCAGCTTGTGCAGCTTAAGGGGGAAATGAACCGGCTGGGCACACGCATAGCGCAGCAGCTGAAAAAGACTTATCCGCACCACCGGCAATTCGGTGTAGATGTCGGACTAGACCACTCACTGAAGCCGTGGATCATTGAAGTGAATATGAATCCCGATCCCTACATTTTTAATCAGCTGAAGGATAAATCCATGTACCGCAGAGTGATGCGTTACCGGCGTTTGGGCTTGACCAAATAA
- a CDS encoding ABC transporter substrate-binding protein, with amino-acid sequence MPSLKKLVLPLILLLFTLILASCGKPDNTAASTPTTPAATNQPTLAPEASPAAVTEAAATRKYTDYKKREVEIPADPQKIVYVGSNPGDLLALGIKPAGASLSVIGTQVAYPDLLEGIEDIGYPFSSEKILALSPDLIIFDDWDETGIEALSKIAPTVVVGLDGTFPTEERVRQLADLFGRTEAADRWFKDYQAKVASVKKQLNLTEGDTATSLLVLGSELYIMGGKGLNETLYGQLGFKPAEGVQKLVDAGERFVTISDEVLPQYIGKHMFLLTDTSSKTAARQSALMDSGLWKAIPAVKEGRVYTFDSKYNFDDPITLDRLLDEIAGIFKGNQ; translated from the coding sequence ATGCCAAGCCTCAAAAAATTAGTACTCCCGTTAATTCTGCTTCTCTTCACCTTGATTCTGGCTTCCTGCGGCAAGCCGGACAATACGGCTGCGTCCACTCCCACAACACCCGCCGCTACAAATCAACCAACCTTAGCTCCTGAAGCCAGCCCGGCGGCTGTCACGGAAGCTGCTGCAACACGGAAGTATACGGATTACAAGAAACGGGAGGTTGAAATCCCCGCCGATCCTCAGAAAATTGTGTATGTTGGCAGTAATCCGGGTGACCTGCTGGCGCTCGGGATTAAGCCTGCGGGAGCTTCGTTAAGCGTCATCGGCACTCAGGTGGCTTACCCCGATCTGCTCGAAGGGATCGAGGACATCGGATATCCGTTCTCCTCCGAGAAGATCCTTGCCTTGTCACCGGACCTGATTATCTTTGACGACTGGGATGAGACCGGTATTGAAGCGTTAAGCAAGATCGCGCCAACCGTGGTGGTAGGACTTGACGGCACCTTCCCGACCGAAGAGCGTGTCCGGCAACTCGCTGACCTGTTCGGCCGTACGGAAGCTGCGGACCGCTGGTTCAAGGATTATCAGGCGAAGGTTGCCTCCGTGAAGAAGCAGCTCAACCTGACCGAAGGGGATACAGCCACCTCCCTGCTGGTGCTTGGCTCCGAGCTGTACATTATGGGCGGCAAAGGTCTGAACGAAACGCTGTACGGACAGCTTGGCTTCAAGCCGGCAGAAGGCGTACAGAAGCTGGTCGATGCCGGCGAACGGTTCGTAACCATCTCCGACGAGGTGCTGCCACAGTATATCGGGAAGCATATGTTCCTCCTGACCGACACCAGCAGCAAGACGGCTGCAAGACAGAGTGCGCTGATGGACAGCGGCTTATGGAAGGCGATTCCCGCCGTCAAAGAAGGCCGCGTATATACCTTCGACAGCAAGTATAACTTCGATGACCCGATTACCCTCGACCGGCTGCTGGATGAGATCGCGGGCATTTTCAAAGGTAATCAGTAA
- a CDS encoding LacI family DNA-binding transcriptional regulator, with product MAKITIKDVAREAGVSISTVSNALNDVDVLSPETKAHILKVAQRLNYVPNLNGKLLKSGTTKMLGFFTTSVSGPYFYKLVESMSRQCDRLGYGLNVFVTKDKHVIMSNILGRRVDGVIIYEELGIDEQDIAAMKKDKIKAVFLDRVLEDEGMGSIIFDSYESGYEATKYLISLGHKRIAYISGVDTMFDSVQRKEGYLAALREYQLPVEEDFILQGYFEEDSTFNAVKSYLRLHPARVPDAFLAGNDISAMGCIQALKSYGYEVPQDVSVMGFDDIDIAPYYSPPLTTVRNQIARQGMLAIDHLVRMIQDKEQGAAQKLQGELVVRGSSHVKLERKDRR from the coding sequence ATGGCTAAGATAACGATCAAAGATGTCGCGCGGGAAGCCGGGGTCTCCATCTCGACAGTCTCCAACGCCCTGAATGATGTAGATGTGCTGAGCCCGGAGACCAAAGCCCATATTCTGAAGGTGGCGCAGCGCCTGAATTACGTTCCGAATCTGAACGGCAAGCTGCTGAAATCAGGGACCACGAAGATGCTGGGGTTCTTCACAACAAGTGTATCCGGTCCATACTTCTACAAGCTGGTAGAATCCATGTCCCGTCAGTGCGACCGCCTGGGCTATGGCCTGAATGTATTCGTCACCAAGGACAAACATGTCATTATGAGCAATATCCTCGGACGGCGGGTAGATGGTGTCATTATCTATGAGGAGCTGGGGATCGACGAGCAGGACATTGCCGCTATGAAGAAAGACAAGATCAAGGCGGTGTTTCTGGATCGGGTGCTGGAGGATGAAGGGATGGGCAGCATTATCTTTGATTCCTACGAATCAGGCTATGAGGCTACGAAGTATTTAATCAGCCTGGGGCATAAGCGGATTGCCTATATCTCCGGCGTGGATACGATGTTTGACAGCGTGCAGCGGAAGGAAGGCTATCTGGCCGCGCTGCGTGAATACCAGCTTCCGGTGGAGGAGGATTTTATCCTTCAGGGGTATTTTGAGGAGGACAGCACCTTTAATGCCGTGAAGTCTTACCTCCGTCTGCATCCCGCACGAGTCCCTGATGCCTTCCTGGCCGGCAATGATATCAGTGCAATGGGCTGTATCCAAGCGCTCAAGAGCTATGGTTATGAAGTGCCGCAGGATGTCAGCGTGATGGGCTTCGATGATATTGATATCGCCCCTTATTATTCGCCGCCGCTTACGACGGTAAGGAATCAGATTGCAAGACAGGGCATGCTGGCGATTGATCATCTGGTCCGCATGATTCAGGACAAGGAGCAGGGCGCAGCCCAGAAGCTGCAGGGTGAACTGGTCGTAAGAGGCTCAAGTCATGTGAAGCTGGAGCGGAAGGACCGCAGATAG
- a CDS encoding LacI family DNA-binding transcriptional regulator produces the protein MSKKRVTSFDVAKRAGVSRSVVSAVLNDTPGIGVGADTREAVLEAIRELNYHVDAGARSMKTGRSMTLAAYGDTRHPLFIRLLEGMQRECELGGYHILLCSPRPKGNAGGRAELLELYHQRKIDGIVTLDHTSYKDGEWASRVSAAVVPYVSVEGYAEVPGVHSVLADYSGSVETAMNYLMREGTAQQPGPVYAEVYHALDTDNWAERNRREAYASWCTSHGLEPVIIRLEEHGGEWADCLQRLTAGSGQPSAPLLVNWSSAIPDLYRAAHKLGLRIGEDLRIMAADNTIQGDRLSLPSLSCVEIPYVSMGEEAVRCLLAQMSGGNGNKAGQAEKIWLPAVLRAGESA, from the coding sequence ATGAGCAAAAAAAGAGTAACCAGCTTCGATGTAGCTAAAAGGGCGGGCGTGTCGCGCAGCGTAGTCTCTGCGGTGCTGAATGATACGCCCGGCATTGGCGTTGGAGCCGATACGCGCGAGGCTGTGCTGGAGGCCATCCGTGAGCTGAATTATCATGTGGATGCCGGTGCTCGCAGCATGAAGACGGGCAGGAGCATGACGCTTGCCGCTTATGGGGATACGCGCCATCCGCTGTTCATCCGGCTGCTGGAAGGGATGCAGCGGGAGTGTGAGCTGGGCGGGTATCACATCCTGCTCTGTTCCCCGCGCCCCAAGGGGAATGCGGGCGGCAGGGCCGAGCTGCTGGAATTGTATCACCAGCGGAAGATTGACGGGATAGTTACCCTGGACCACACCAGCTACAAGGATGGGGAGTGGGCTTCCCGTGTCAGCGCTGCCGTAGTCCCCTACGTCTCCGTGGAAGGATATGCGGAAGTGCCGGGTGTACACTCTGTACTGGCTGATTATTCAGGCAGTGTAGAGACCGCAATGAATTATTTGATGCGGGAAGGCACGGCACAGCAGCCGGGGCCGGTCTACGCCGAGGTATATCATGCGCTTGACACGGATAACTGGGCGGAGCGGAACCGCCGGGAAGCCTATGCAAGCTGGTGTACATCGCACGGGCTGGAGCCGGTGATCATTCGTTTGGAGGAGCATGGCGGCGAGTGGGCAGATTGTCTCCAGAGGCTTACGGCGGGCAGCGGCCAGCCGTCTGCGCCGCTCCTGGTTAACTGGTCGAGCGCGATCCCTGACCTGTACCGGGCTGCTCATAAGCTGGGCCTGCGGATCGGCGAAGACCTGCGTATTATGGCAGCAGACAACACGATTCAAGGCGACCGGCTCAGCCTGCCCTCCTTAAGCTGCGTAGAGATCCCCTATGTGAGTATGGGGGAGGAAGCCGTCCGCTGCTTGCTCGCGCAGATGAGCGGAGGGAACGGGAATAAGGCTGGTCAGGCCGAGAAAATCTGGCTCCCGGCTGTGTTGAGGGCAGGGGAAAGCGCGTAA